One stretch of Euphorbia lathyris chromosome 7, ddEupLath1.1, whole genome shotgun sequence DNA includes these proteins:
- the LOC136236055 gene encoding UPF0496 protein At3g49070-like, whose product MWTKFRTSKIRKGGDGEKSLNVNEEYASTLRTQSYADFFAKAQTLVSNTSSFPSFCLKKFSEFLLEPCQESIPAILESSPVFSKTPQLKTLMLNYFDLSAEASKICIHLLNNINQIQSDYRLFQRDDFHSEEVISEMNSFIIQTNPFSTPNKHDFQLINDRHFHVLNGLKSKRNRIARKIKVIACINKAGGVCIAAACGLISVAAIIAAAHTFSALLLSPAILGFPVKWLKKNVMKLRFMRSGILRGIGKQLDVAAKGTYILNRDFDTMSRLVVRVHDEVERNKEMIQLGLDTREENDRFYVEVVKEIKKSDVGFRKQVEELQEHVYLCLLTINRARALVLNEMNISTLRNFRCH is encoded by the exons ATGTGGACAAAATTTAGAACTTCAAAAATCAGAAAAg GTGGAGATGGTGAGAAAAGCTTGAATGTTAATGAAGAATATGCTAGTACATTAAGAACACAATCCTATGCTGATTTTTTTGCTAAAGCACAAACACTAGTAAGCAATACTTCATCCTTTCCATCTTTCTGTCTCAAAAAATTCTCAGAATTTCTGCTTGAACCCTGCCAAGAATCCATACCTGCAATCCTTGAATCCTCCCCAGTTTTCTCCAAAACCCCCCAACTCAAAACCCTTATGCTAAACTACTTTGACCTAAGCGCAGAGGCATCCAAAATCTGCATCCATCTCCTCAACAACATCAACCAAATCCAATCCGATTACCGCCTTTTTCAACGAGATGATTTTCACTCAGAAGAAGTCATTTCAGAGATGAACTCATTCATAATCCAAACAAACCCTTTTTCTACACCAAACAAGCATGATTTTCAGCTGATTAATGACAGACATTTTCACGTACTAAACGGATTGAAATCCAAAAGGAACCGAATTGCTCGAAAAATAAAGGTCATAGCCTGCATAAACAAGGCAGGTGGTGTATGCATAGCAGCAGCCTGTGGATTAATAAGTGTGGCAGCCATTATTGCAGCAGCACATACATTTTCAGCCCTATTACTGAGTCCAGCAATTTTGGGATTTCCTGTAAAATGGTTGAAGAAAAATGTGATGAAGTTGAGATTTATGAGAAGTGGAATTCTGAGGGGGATTGGGAAGCAATTAGATGTGGCAGCTAAAGGAACATACATATTGAATAGGGATTTTGATACAATGAGTAGATTGGTTGTTAGGGTTCATGATGAAGTTGAACGTAATAAGGAAATGATTCAGTTGGGTTTGGATACAAGGGAAGAAAATGATAGATTCTATGTGGAAGTAGTTAAGGAGATTAAGAAAAGTGATGTTGGATTTAGAAAACAAGTTGAAGAGCTTCAAGAACATGTTTATCTTTGTCTTTTAACTATCAATAGAGCAAGAGCTTTAGTTCTTAATGAAATGAACATTTCTACTCTTAGGAATTTTAGATGCCATTAA